In Triticum urartu cultivar G1812 chromosome 6, Tu2.1, whole genome shotgun sequence, the following proteins share a genomic window:
- the LOC125515512 gene encoding chaperone protein dnaJ 13-like isoform X3 yields the protein MEQLVKDRYASMVKLLYKYRVKHCPDIHPILSFSSKSHGHVAGRVGSTALDFEIGEGRWITEFSTVRMLYNIGIQWTCE from the exons ATATGCATCCATGGTGAAGTTACTATATAAGTATAGGGTCAAGCACTGCCCCGACATACATCCTATTTTGAGTTTTTCCTCAAAGTCCCATGGCCATGTTGCTGGTAGAGTTGGAAG CACTGCCCTTGATTTTGAAATTGGAGAAGGAAGATGGATAACAGAGTTCAGTACAGTAAGGATGCTCTATAATATAGGAATCCAG TGGACATGTGAATAA
- the LOC125515512 gene encoding uncharacterized protein LOC125515512 isoform X2: protein MEQLVKDRYASMVKLLYKYRVKHCPDIHPILSFSSKSHGHVAGRVGSTALDFEIGEGRWITEFSTVRMLYNIGIQTRTMSNTRPHGQADDQPPGKWTCE from the exons ATATGCATCCATGGTGAAGTTACTATATAAGTATAGGGTCAAGCACTGCCCCGACATACATCCTATTTTGAGTTTTTCCTCAAAGTCCCATGGCCATGTTGCTGGTAGAGTTGGAAG CACTGCCCTTGATTTTGAAATTGGAGAAGGAAGATGGATAACAGAGTTCAGTACAGTAAGGATGCTCTATAATATAGGAATCCAG ACAAGGACGATGAGCAATACACGACCCCACGGCCAAGCCGACGACCAACCACCAGGGAAG TGGACATGTGAATAA